A part of Fundulus heteroclitus isolate FHET01 chromosome 23, MU-UCD_Fhet_4.1, whole genome shotgun sequence genomic DNA contains:
- the LOC105925805 gene encoding ubiquitin-conjugating enzyme E2 A: MSTPARRRLMRDFKRLQEDPPAGVSGAPSENNIMVWNAVIFGPEGTPFEDGTFKLTIEFTEEYPNKPPTVRFVSKMFHPNVYADGSICLDILQNRWSPTYDVSSILTSIQSLLDEPNPNSPANSQAAQLYQENKREYEKRVSAIVEQSWRDC, encoded by the exons ATGTCAACCCCAGCGCGACGACGTTTAATGAGAGACTTTAAACG gCTGCAAGAAGATCCTCCAGCTGGAGTCAGCGGAGCTCCGTCAGAAAACAATATCATGGTTTGGAACGCAGTCATTTTCGG ACCGGAGGGAACGCCTTTTGAAGATG GAACCTTCAAACTTACCATCGAATTCACAGAAGAATATCCAAATAAACCTCCAACAGTGAGATTTGTCTCCAAAATGTTTCATCCAAACG tctaTGCAGATGGTAGCATATGCTTAGATATACTTCAGAACCGCTGGAGTCCAACCTATGATGTTTCTTCAATCCTAACTTCAATACAG TCTTTACTGGACGAGCCAAACCCAAACAGTCCGGCCAACAGCCAAGCGGCGCAGCTTTACCAGGAGAACAAGCGGGAGTACGAGAAGAGGGTTTCTGCTATTGTTGAACAGAGCTGGCGTGACTGTTGA
- the nkrf gene encoding NF-kappa-B-repressing factor isoform X2, with protein sequence MVASCLDECVAVSSRYGPDLIWTVLVMAEGVQAGGMPSFDPSPGGSESKKRTSTSDGRDEPMRKMPVTKFGSRPRFEPVHFVSGGSSGGSGTDEKENDKERRKSEWHGARQWDSHHSSYSGRAQGFSFLRPAFDQVPSYSSDFWGSHRDRNSSSGGTSGLGYGGRGSSSNYMAKTQQDYTAKYEAHGSSHGLNSYYKPQRYNGYGGGSRTSNWDPGRQGLGYGHQDRPVSRAYSTPGTSGPNASQPETAKPPPISHSTLEEKQRLITSVANALCVSFRNPLLMTGSDSPNYNFMLSRSIQACKTNPEYIYVNLKDIPQADLPKNRKVPTDGYACELRCQGVYLATGYSGSKNGARDRASEQAVKLFLKPVEVRVVQRKHRHAVVSDMVVCQTHSPTPAFLPALRNPEDKPAPSPKGQHEPDRNKHWTEFVVMENAHDAICILNNSNAFNRMKIDYEFVQLPNNLWQCSIFLQDELIAQATGTKKSSKHAAAEDAVRKLRLNQAQRERWQKQTQQLGGNNPPDSGDCFGQQSDSFGPQAAAAAGRKTQLSELVILENSDNAICIINDTAQFNKVTADYRFSVLPDHRWKCEVYLEGQYVAAGVGPKKLVKHIAAQEALATLRQTQAVVKSNLRKEGHDDAISRSQILARSGEEAFKQEIKEDNIGNQLLRKMGWKGGGLGRDGEGIAEPIRVKEQFSREGLGLEMEKTRNQLSKRDIEDIIRNYVSSDRTDDLRFSSELTNDERKQIHQISQKYGLRSKSYGQGWDRFLVVSRKVHKDQLIGQLLQEGQVGRYELVKPQASH encoded by the exons ATGGTCGCTTCCTGCTTGGATGAATGCGTAGCTGTA TCGTC CAGGTATGGCCCGGATCTGATTTGGACAGTCCTGGTGATGGCAGAGGGGGTCCAGGCTGGCGGAATGCCCTCCTTTGACCCAAGTCCTGGTGGTTCTGAATCTAAAAAGAGGACTTCTACTTCAGATGGCA GAGACGAGCCCATGAGGAAGATGCCTGTGACAAAGTTTGGATCCAGACCTCGATTTGAGCCCGTGCACTTTGTCAGCGGGGGAAGCAGCGGAGGAAGCGGCACAGATGAGAAGGAGAACGATAAGGAGCGCAGGAAGAGTGAGTGGCACGGTGCGAGACAGTGGGACTCTCATCACTCCTCCTACAGCGGCCGGGCGCAGGGCTTCTCCTTTCTCAGGCCCGCTTTTGACCAAGTGCCATCGTACTCGAGCGACTTTTGGGGTTCCCACAGAGACAGAAATAGTTCCTCAGGCGGCACTAGCGGACTGGGCTACGGAGGCCGTGGATCCTCCTCAAACTACATGGCGAAAACGCAGCAGGACTACACAGCCAAGTACGAAGCCCACGGCTCTTCTCACGGTTTAAACTCCTATTATAAGCCCCAGAGGTATAACGGATACGGGGGAGGGAGCAGAACTAGCAACTGGGATCCAGGACGTCAGGGTTTGGGGTACGGCCATCAGGACAGGCCGGTCAGCAGAGCTTACAGCACTCCAGGCACCAGCGGTCCCAACGCCTCACAGCCAGAGACGGCAAAGCCTCCTCCGATATCTCACTCCACGTTGGAGGAGAAGCAAAGGCTGATCACCAGCGTCGCCAACGCGCTATGCGTTTCCTTTAGGAACCCTCTGTTGATGACGGGAAGCGACTCCCCGAACTACAACTTCATGTTGAGCCGCAGCATCCAGGCCTGCAAGACCAACCCGGAGTATATCTACGTCAACCTGAAGGACATCCCCCAGGCTGACCTCCCGAAGAACAGGAAGGTGCCGACGGACGGGTACGCCTGCGAACTGAGATGTCAGGGTGTGTACCTCGCCACCGGCTACTCCGGCAGCAAGAACGGCGCGAGGGACCGGGCGTCCGAGCAGGCCGTCAAGCTCTTCCTGAAGCCGGTCGAGGTCCGCGTCGTGCAGCGTAAGCACAGACACGCGGTGGTCAGCGACATGGTGGTGTGCCAGACGCACAGCCCGACGCCGGCGTTCCTGCCGGCGCTGCGCAACCCGGAGGACAAGCCGGCGCCCAGCCCCAAGGGCCAGCACGAGCCCGACCGCAACAAGCACTGGACCGAGTTCGTGGTGATGGAGAACGCCCACGACGCCATCTGCATCCTGAACAACTCCAACGCCTTCAACCGCATGAAGATCGACTACGAGTTCGTCCAGCTGCCCAACAACCTGTGGCAGTGCAGCATCTTCCTGCAGGACGAGCTCATAGCGCAGGCGACGGGGACGAAGAAGAGCTCCAAACACGCGGCGGCCGAGGACGCCGTGAGGAAGCTCCGGCTGAACCAAGCGCAGCGGGAGCGCTGGCAGAAACAGACGCAGCAGCTCGGCGGCAACAACCCGCCGGATTCTGGCGACTGCTTCGGCCAGCAGTCCGACTCGTTCGGGCCGcaggcggccgccgccgccggcagAAAGACGCAACTGAGCGAGCTGGTGATCCTGGAGAACTCCGACAACGCCATCTGCATAATTAACGACACAGCTCAGTTCAACAAGGTGACCGCCGATTACAGGTTCTCGGTTTTGCCGGACCACCGCTGGAAGTGTGAAGTGTACCTGGAAGGGCAGTACGTGGCGGCGGGAGTCGGGCCAAAGAAGTTGGTGAAGCACATCGCGGCGCAGGAGGCTCTGGCCACCTTAAGGCAGACCCAGGCTGTGGTCAAGTCCAACCTGAGGAAGGAGGGGCACGACGACGCTATATCCCGTTCTCAGATCCTGGCTCGCTCGGGCGAGGAGGCGTTCAAGCAGGAGATCAAAGAGGACAACATCGGCAACCAGCTGCTCCGCAAGATGGGCTGGAAGGGAGGCGGCCTAGGCCGGGACGGGGAAGGCATCGCCGAGCCCATCAGGGTGAAGGAGCAGTTCTCCAGGGAAGGCCTGGGTCTGGAGATGGAGAAGACGCGCAACCAGCTCAGCAAGCGCGACATCGAGGACATCATCCGCAACTACGTCAGCTCGGACCGAACGGACGACCTGCGGTTCTCCAGCGAACTCACCAACGACGAGCGCAAGCAGATTCACCAGATATCCCAAAAATACGGCCTCCGCAGCAAGTCCTACGGACAGGGGTGGGACCGCTTCCTGGTCGTCAGCCGGAAGGTGCACAAGGACCAGCTGATTGGTCAGCTTCTACAGGAAGGGCAGGTGGGCCGGTACGAGCTCGTCAAGCCTCAGGCATCTCACTAA
- the nkrf gene encoding NF-kappa-B-repressing factor isoform X1, with protein MAEGVQAGGMPSFDPSPGGSESKKRTSTSDGRDEPMRKMPVTKFGSRPRFEPVHFVSGGSSGGSGTDEKENDKERRKSEWHGARQWDSHHSSYSGRAQGFSFLRPAFDQVPSYSSDFWGSHRDRNSSSGGTSGLGYGGRGSSSNYMAKTQQDYTAKYEAHGSSHGLNSYYKPQRYNGYGGGSRTSNWDPGRQGLGYGHQDRPVSRAYSTPGTSGPNASQPETAKPPPISHSTLEEKQRLITSVANALCVSFRNPLLMTGSDSPNYNFMLSRSIQACKTNPEYIYVNLKDIPQADLPKNRKVPTDGYACELRCQGVYLATGYSGSKNGARDRASEQAVKLFLKPVEVRVVQRKHRHAVVSDMVVCQTHSPTPAFLPALRNPEDKPAPSPKGQHEPDRNKHWTEFVVMENAHDAICILNNSNAFNRMKIDYEFVQLPNNLWQCSIFLQDELIAQATGTKKSSKHAAAEDAVRKLRLNQAQRERWQKQTQQLGGNNPPDSGDCFGQQSDSFGPQAAAAAGRKTQLSELVILENSDNAICIINDTAQFNKVTADYRFSVLPDHRWKCEVYLEGQYVAAGVGPKKLVKHIAAQEALATLRQTQAVVKSNLRKEGHDDAISRSQILARSGEEAFKQEIKEDNIGNQLLRKMGWKGGGLGRDGEGIAEPIRVKEQFSREGLGLEMEKTRNQLSKRDIEDIIRNYVSSDRTDDLRFSSELTNDERKQIHQISQKYGLRSKSYGQGWDRFLVVSRKVHKDQLIGQLLQEGQVGRYELVKPQASH; from the exons ATGGCAGAGGGGGTCCAGGCTGGCGGAATGCCCTCCTTTGACCCAAGTCCTGGTGGTTCTGAATCTAAAAAGAGGACTTCTACTTCAGATGGCA GAGACGAGCCCATGAGGAAGATGCCTGTGACAAAGTTTGGATCCAGACCTCGATTTGAGCCCGTGCACTTTGTCAGCGGGGGAAGCAGCGGAGGAAGCGGCACAGATGAGAAGGAGAACGATAAGGAGCGCAGGAAGAGTGAGTGGCACGGTGCGAGACAGTGGGACTCTCATCACTCCTCCTACAGCGGCCGGGCGCAGGGCTTCTCCTTTCTCAGGCCCGCTTTTGACCAAGTGCCATCGTACTCGAGCGACTTTTGGGGTTCCCACAGAGACAGAAATAGTTCCTCAGGCGGCACTAGCGGACTGGGCTACGGAGGCCGTGGATCCTCCTCAAACTACATGGCGAAAACGCAGCAGGACTACACAGCCAAGTACGAAGCCCACGGCTCTTCTCACGGTTTAAACTCCTATTATAAGCCCCAGAGGTATAACGGATACGGGGGAGGGAGCAGAACTAGCAACTGGGATCCAGGACGTCAGGGTTTGGGGTACGGCCATCAGGACAGGCCGGTCAGCAGAGCTTACAGCACTCCAGGCACCAGCGGTCCCAACGCCTCACAGCCAGAGACGGCAAAGCCTCCTCCGATATCTCACTCCACGTTGGAGGAGAAGCAAAGGCTGATCACCAGCGTCGCCAACGCGCTATGCGTTTCCTTTAGGAACCCTCTGTTGATGACGGGAAGCGACTCCCCGAACTACAACTTCATGTTGAGCCGCAGCATCCAGGCCTGCAAGACCAACCCGGAGTATATCTACGTCAACCTGAAGGACATCCCCCAGGCTGACCTCCCGAAGAACAGGAAGGTGCCGACGGACGGGTACGCCTGCGAACTGAGATGTCAGGGTGTGTACCTCGCCACCGGCTACTCCGGCAGCAAGAACGGCGCGAGGGACCGGGCGTCCGAGCAGGCCGTCAAGCTCTTCCTGAAGCCGGTCGAGGTCCGCGTCGTGCAGCGTAAGCACAGACACGCGGTGGTCAGCGACATGGTGGTGTGCCAGACGCACAGCCCGACGCCGGCGTTCCTGCCGGCGCTGCGCAACCCGGAGGACAAGCCGGCGCCCAGCCCCAAGGGCCAGCACGAGCCCGACCGCAACAAGCACTGGACCGAGTTCGTGGTGATGGAGAACGCCCACGACGCCATCTGCATCCTGAACAACTCCAACGCCTTCAACCGCATGAAGATCGACTACGAGTTCGTCCAGCTGCCCAACAACCTGTGGCAGTGCAGCATCTTCCTGCAGGACGAGCTCATAGCGCAGGCGACGGGGACGAAGAAGAGCTCCAAACACGCGGCGGCCGAGGACGCCGTGAGGAAGCTCCGGCTGAACCAAGCGCAGCGGGAGCGCTGGCAGAAACAGACGCAGCAGCTCGGCGGCAACAACCCGCCGGATTCTGGCGACTGCTTCGGCCAGCAGTCCGACTCGTTCGGGCCGcaggcggccgccgccgccggcagAAAGACGCAACTGAGCGAGCTGGTGATCCTGGAGAACTCCGACAACGCCATCTGCATAATTAACGACACAGCTCAGTTCAACAAGGTGACCGCCGATTACAGGTTCTCGGTTTTGCCGGACCACCGCTGGAAGTGTGAAGTGTACCTGGAAGGGCAGTACGTGGCGGCGGGAGTCGGGCCAAAGAAGTTGGTGAAGCACATCGCGGCGCAGGAGGCTCTGGCCACCTTAAGGCAGACCCAGGCTGTGGTCAAGTCCAACCTGAGGAAGGAGGGGCACGACGACGCTATATCCCGTTCTCAGATCCTGGCTCGCTCGGGCGAGGAGGCGTTCAAGCAGGAGATCAAAGAGGACAACATCGGCAACCAGCTGCTCCGCAAGATGGGCTGGAAGGGAGGCGGCCTAGGCCGGGACGGGGAAGGCATCGCCGAGCCCATCAGGGTGAAGGAGCAGTTCTCCAGGGAAGGCCTGGGTCTGGAGATGGAGAAGACGCGCAACCAGCTCAGCAAGCGCGACATCGAGGACATCATCCGCAACTACGTCAGCTCGGACCGAACGGACGACCTGCGGTTCTCCAGCGAACTCACCAACGACGAGCGCAAGCAGATTCACCAGATATCCCAAAAATACGGCCTCCGCAGCAAGTCCTACGGACAGGGGTGGGACCGCTTCCTGGTCGTCAGCCGGAAGGTGCACAAGGACCAGCTGATTGGTCAGCTTCTACAGGAAGGGCAGGTGGGCCGGTACGAGCTCGTCAAGCCTCAGGCATCTCACTAA
- the sept6 gene encoding septin-6 isoform X2, producing MASTEIARQAGDGVRAVPLAGHVGFDSMPDQLVNKSVNRGFCFNILCVGETGLGKSTLMDTLFNTKFEGEPTQHNQPGVTLKSNTYELQESNVRLKLTVVNTVGFGDQINKEDSYKSIVEFIDAQFEAYLQEELKIKRTLHSYHDTRIHACLYFIAPTGHSLKSLDLVTMKKLDSKVNIVPIIAKSDAISKSELAKFKIKITSELVSNGVQIYQFPTDDESVAEINSTMNSHLPFAVVGSTEEVKIGNKMVKARQYPWGTVQVENENHCDFVKLREMLIRVNMEDLREQTHTRHYELYRRCKLEEMGFKDTDPDSKPFSLQETYEAKRNEFMGELQKKEEEMRQMFVQRVKEKEAELKEAEKELHEKFDRLKKLHQDEKKKLEEKKKSLDDEVNTFKQKKTAAELLQNQAQQAGGSTTLKRDKERKNFF from the exons GGCGATGGAGTTCGCGCTGTGCCTCTGGCCGGCCATGTGGGCTTTGACAGCATGCCGGACCAGCTGGTCAACAAGTCTGTCAACCGTGGTTTCTGCTTCAACATCCTCTGCGTCG GTGAGACGGGCCTCGGCAAGTCCACTCTGATGGACACGCTGTTCAACACCAAGTTTGAGGGCGAGCCCACCCAGCACAACCAGCCCGGAGTGACGCTGAAGTCCAACACCTACGAGCTCCAGGAGAGCAACGTGCGCCTCAAACTGACCGTCGTCAACACGGTGGGCTTCGGAGACCAGATTAACAAGGAAGACAG CTACAAATCCATTGTGGAGTTCATCGATGCCCAGTTCGAAGCATACCTCCAGGAGGAGCTGAAAATCAAGCGCACGCTACACAGCTACCATGACACCCGCATCCACGCCTGCCTTTATTTCATCGCCCCGACGGGACACTCGCTGAAATCCCTGGACCTGGTGACGATGAAGAAGCTCGACAGCAAG GTCAACATCGTCCCCATCATTGCCAAATCAGACGCCATCTCCAAGAGCGAACTGGCCAagttcaaaatcaaaatcaccAGTGAGCTGGTCAGCAACGGGGTCCAGATTTACCAGTTCCCCACCGACGACGAGTCTGTGGCAGAAATCAACTCCACCATGAAT AGCCATCTGCCCTTCGCCGTGGTGGGGAGCACAGAGGAGGTGAAGATCGGGAACAAAATGGTGAAGGCCCGGCAGTACCCCTGGGGAACGGTGCAGG TGGAAAACGAAAACCACTGTGATTTTGTGAAACTCCGAGAAATGCTCATCAGAGTGAACATGGAAGACCTGCGAGAACAGACCCACACGCGCCACTATGAGCTCTACCGCCGATGCAAACTGGAGGAAATGGGCTTCAAGGATACAGATCCTGACAGCAAGCCTTTCAG TCTGCAGGAGACGTACGAGGCAAAGAGGAACGAGTTCATGGGCGAGCTgcagaaaaaggaagaagaaatgaGGCAGATGTTTGTCCAGAGAGTTAAAGAGAAAGAAGCTGAGCTCAAGGAAGCAGAGAAGGAG CTGCACGAGAAGTTCGATCGCTTGAAGAAGCTGCATCAGGACgagaagaagaagctggaggagaagaagaagagcctGGACGACGAAGTCAACACgtttaaacagaaaaagacTGCAGCAGAGCTCTTGCAGAACCAAGCTCAGCAGGCAGGGGGCTCCACCACGCTTAAAAGggacaaagagaggaaaaa CTTCTTTTAA
- the sept6 gene encoding septin-6 isoform X1, with product MASTEIARQAGDGVRAVPLAGHVGFDSMPDQLVNKSVNRGFCFNILCVGETGLGKSTLMDTLFNTKFEGEPTQHNQPGVTLKSNTYELQESNVRLKLTVVNTVGFGDQINKEDSYKSIVEFIDAQFEAYLQEELKIKRTLHSYHDTRIHACLYFIAPTGHSLKSLDLVTMKKLDSKVNIVPIIAKSDAISKSELAKFKIKITSELVSNGVQIYQFPTDDESVAEINSTMNSHLPFAVVGSTEEVKIGNKMVKARQYPWGTVQVENENHCDFVKLREMLIRVNMEDLREQTHTRHYELYRRCKLEEMGFKDTDPDSKPFSLQETYEAKRNEFMGELQKKEEEMRQMFVQRVKEKEAELKEAEKELHEKFDRLKKLHQDEKKKLEEKKKSLDDEVNTFKQKKTAAELLQNQAQQAGGSTTLKRDKERKNNPWLCTE from the exons GGCGATGGAGTTCGCGCTGTGCCTCTGGCCGGCCATGTGGGCTTTGACAGCATGCCGGACCAGCTGGTCAACAAGTCTGTCAACCGTGGTTTCTGCTTCAACATCCTCTGCGTCG GTGAGACGGGCCTCGGCAAGTCCACTCTGATGGACACGCTGTTCAACACCAAGTTTGAGGGCGAGCCCACCCAGCACAACCAGCCCGGAGTGACGCTGAAGTCCAACACCTACGAGCTCCAGGAGAGCAACGTGCGCCTCAAACTGACCGTCGTCAACACGGTGGGCTTCGGAGACCAGATTAACAAGGAAGACAG CTACAAATCCATTGTGGAGTTCATCGATGCCCAGTTCGAAGCATACCTCCAGGAGGAGCTGAAAATCAAGCGCACGCTACACAGCTACCATGACACCCGCATCCACGCCTGCCTTTATTTCATCGCCCCGACGGGACACTCGCTGAAATCCCTGGACCTGGTGACGATGAAGAAGCTCGACAGCAAG GTCAACATCGTCCCCATCATTGCCAAATCAGACGCCATCTCCAAGAGCGAACTGGCCAagttcaaaatcaaaatcaccAGTGAGCTGGTCAGCAACGGGGTCCAGATTTACCAGTTCCCCACCGACGACGAGTCTGTGGCAGAAATCAACTCCACCATGAAT AGCCATCTGCCCTTCGCCGTGGTGGGGAGCACAGAGGAGGTGAAGATCGGGAACAAAATGGTGAAGGCCCGGCAGTACCCCTGGGGAACGGTGCAGG TGGAAAACGAAAACCACTGTGATTTTGTGAAACTCCGAGAAATGCTCATCAGAGTGAACATGGAAGACCTGCGAGAACAGACCCACACGCGCCACTATGAGCTCTACCGCCGATGCAAACTGGAGGAAATGGGCTTCAAGGATACAGATCCTGACAGCAAGCCTTTCAG TCTGCAGGAGACGTACGAGGCAAAGAGGAACGAGTTCATGGGCGAGCTgcagaaaaaggaagaagaaatgaGGCAGATGTTTGTCCAGAGAGTTAAAGAGAAAGAAGCTGAGCTCAAGGAAGCAGAGAAGGAG CTGCACGAGAAGTTCGATCGCTTGAAGAAGCTGCATCAGGACgagaagaagaagctggaggagaagaagaagagcctGGACGACGAAGTCAACACgtttaaacagaaaaagacTGCAGCAGAGCTCTTGCAGAACCAAGCTCAGCAGGCAGGGGGCTCCACCACGCTTAAAAGggacaaagagaggaaaaa TAATCCATGGCTCTGCACTGAGTAG
- the sept6 gene encoding septin-6 isoform X4, producing MASTEIARQAGDGVRAVPLAGHVGFDSMPDQLVNKSVNRGFCFNILCVGETGLGKSTLMDTLFNTKFEGEPTQHNQPGVTLKSNTYELQESNVRLKLTVVNTVGFGDQINKEDSYKSIVEFIDAQFEAYLQEELKIKRTLHSYHDTRIHACLYFIAPTGHSLKSLDLVTMKKLDSKVNIVPIIAKSDAISKSELAKFKIKITSELVSNGVQIYQFPTDDESVAEINSTMNSHLPFAVVGSTEEVKIGNKMVKARQYPWGTVQVENENHCDFVKLREMLIRVNMEDLREQTHTRHYELYRRCKLEEMGFKDTDPDSKPFSLQETYEAKRNEFMGELQKKEEEMRQMFVQRVKEKEAELKEAEKELHEKFDRLKKLHQDEKKKLEEKKKSLDDEVNTFKQKKTAAELLQNQAQQAGGSTTLKRDKERKN from the exons GGCGATGGAGTTCGCGCTGTGCCTCTGGCCGGCCATGTGGGCTTTGACAGCATGCCGGACCAGCTGGTCAACAAGTCTGTCAACCGTGGTTTCTGCTTCAACATCCTCTGCGTCG GTGAGACGGGCCTCGGCAAGTCCACTCTGATGGACACGCTGTTCAACACCAAGTTTGAGGGCGAGCCCACCCAGCACAACCAGCCCGGAGTGACGCTGAAGTCCAACACCTACGAGCTCCAGGAGAGCAACGTGCGCCTCAAACTGACCGTCGTCAACACGGTGGGCTTCGGAGACCAGATTAACAAGGAAGACAG CTACAAATCCATTGTGGAGTTCATCGATGCCCAGTTCGAAGCATACCTCCAGGAGGAGCTGAAAATCAAGCGCACGCTACACAGCTACCATGACACCCGCATCCACGCCTGCCTTTATTTCATCGCCCCGACGGGACACTCGCTGAAATCCCTGGACCTGGTGACGATGAAGAAGCTCGACAGCAAG GTCAACATCGTCCCCATCATTGCCAAATCAGACGCCATCTCCAAGAGCGAACTGGCCAagttcaaaatcaaaatcaccAGTGAGCTGGTCAGCAACGGGGTCCAGATTTACCAGTTCCCCACCGACGACGAGTCTGTGGCAGAAATCAACTCCACCATGAAT AGCCATCTGCCCTTCGCCGTGGTGGGGAGCACAGAGGAGGTGAAGATCGGGAACAAAATGGTGAAGGCCCGGCAGTACCCCTGGGGAACGGTGCAGG TGGAAAACGAAAACCACTGTGATTTTGTGAAACTCCGAGAAATGCTCATCAGAGTGAACATGGAAGACCTGCGAGAACAGACCCACACGCGCCACTATGAGCTCTACCGCCGATGCAAACTGGAGGAAATGGGCTTCAAGGATACAGATCCTGACAGCAAGCCTTTCAG TCTGCAGGAGACGTACGAGGCAAAGAGGAACGAGTTCATGGGCGAGCTgcagaaaaaggaagaagaaatgaGGCAGATGTTTGTCCAGAGAGTTAAAGAGAAAGAAGCTGAGCTCAAGGAAGCAGAGAAGGAG CTGCACGAGAAGTTCGATCGCTTGAAGAAGCTGCATCAGGACgagaagaagaagctggaggagaagaagaagagcctGGACGACGAAGTCAACACgtttaaacagaaaaagacTGCAGCAGAGCTCTTGCAGAACCAAGCTCAGCAGGCAGGGGGCTCCACCACGCTTAAAAGggacaaagagaggaaaaa CTAA
- the sept6 gene encoding septin-6 isoform X3, with protein MASTEIARQAGDGVRAVPLAGHVGFDSMPDQLVNKSVNRGFCFNILCVGETGLGKSTLMDTLFNTKFEGEPTQHNQPGVTLKSNTYELQESNVRLKLTVVNTVGFGDQINKEDSYKSIVEFIDAQFEAYLQEELKIKRTLHSYHDTRIHACLYFIAPTGHSLKSLDLVTMKKLDSKVNIVPIIAKSDAISKSELAKFKIKITSELVSNGVQIYQFPTDDESVAEINSTMNSHLPFAVVGSTEEVKIGNKMVKARQYPWGTVQVENENHCDFVKLREMLIRVNMEDLREQTHTRHYELYRRCKLEEMGFKDTDPDSKPFSLQETYEAKRNEFMGELQKKEEEMRQMFVQRVKEKEAELKEAEKELHEKFDRLKKLHQDEKKKLEEKKKSLDDEVNTFKQKKTAAELLQNQAQQAGGSTTLKRDKERKN; from the exons GGCGATGGAGTTCGCGCTGTGCCTCTGGCCGGCCATGTGGGCTTTGACAGCATGCCGGACCAGCTGGTCAACAAGTCTGTCAACCGTGGTTTCTGCTTCAACATCCTCTGCGTCG GTGAGACGGGCCTCGGCAAGTCCACTCTGATGGACACGCTGTTCAACACCAAGTTTGAGGGCGAGCCCACCCAGCACAACCAGCCCGGAGTGACGCTGAAGTCCAACACCTACGAGCTCCAGGAGAGCAACGTGCGCCTCAAACTGACCGTCGTCAACACGGTGGGCTTCGGAGACCAGATTAACAAGGAAGACAG CTACAAATCCATTGTGGAGTTCATCGATGCCCAGTTCGAAGCATACCTCCAGGAGGAGCTGAAAATCAAGCGCACGCTACACAGCTACCATGACACCCGCATCCACGCCTGCCTTTATTTCATCGCCCCGACGGGACACTCGCTGAAATCCCTGGACCTGGTGACGATGAAGAAGCTCGACAGCAAG GTCAACATCGTCCCCATCATTGCCAAATCAGACGCCATCTCCAAGAGCGAACTGGCCAagttcaaaatcaaaatcaccAGTGAGCTGGTCAGCAACGGGGTCCAGATTTACCAGTTCCCCACCGACGACGAGTCTGTGGCAGAAATCAACTCCACCATGAAT AGCCATCTGCCCTTCGCCGTGGTGGGGAGCACAGAGGAGGTGAAGATCGGGAACAAAATGGTGAAGGCCCGGCAGTACCCCTGGGGAACGGTGCAGG TGGAAAACGAAAACCACTGTGATTTTGTGAAACTCCGAGAAATGCTCATCAGAGTGAACATGGAAGACCTGCGAGAACAGACCCACACGCGCCACTATGAGCTCTACCGCCGATGCAAACTGGAGGAAATGGGCTTCAAGGATACAGATCCTGACAGCAAGCCTTTCAG TCTGCAGGAGACGTACGAGGCAAAGAGGAACGAGTTCATGGGCGAGCTgcagaaaaaggaagaagaaatgaGGCAGATGTTTGTCCAGAGAGTTAAAGAGAAAGAAGCTGAGCTCAAGGAAGCAGAGAAGGAG CTGCACGAGAAGTTCGATCGCTTGAAGAAGCTGCATCAGGACgagaagaagaagctggaggagaagaagaagagcctGGACGACGAAGTCAACACgtttaaacagaaaaagacTGCAGCAGAGCTCTTGCAGAACCAAGCTCAGCAGGCAGGGGGCTCCACCACGCTTAAAAGggacaaagagaggaaaaa TTAA